One region of Fusobacterium perfoetens genomic DNA includes:
- a CDS encoding beta-ketoacyl-ACP synthase III yields the protein MENVGILGFGKYVPERVMTNADWEKLVDTSDEWITTRTGIKERRYAVDGQGTSDLAAEAAKKALADANLNPEDIELIILATCTPDYRVQNCSSLVQKKIGAVNAACFDIQAACSGFIYSLTVGRSLIQTGMYKKILVIGAESVSRLLDMTDRNTAILFGDGACAAVMGEVEEGYGIISSYMGTEGVDDGTLRIKAGGTMYPATVERVLNKEIYLEMNGTDVFKFAVKALPFATKEAAKKGNVDLSTIDILFPHQANLRIIEAAAKRLRIPMEKVYLNIHKYGNTSAASIGLAIGDALEEGRLKKGDLIALTGFGAGLTYGSLIMRWSK from the coding sequence ATAGAAAACGTAGGAATATTAGGTTTTGGAAAATATGTTCCTGAAAGAGTTATGACTAATGCTGATTGGGAAAAATTAGTAGATACTTCAGATGAGTGGATTACTACTAGAACTGGAATAAAAGAAAGAAGATATGCAGTAGATGGACAAGGTACATCTGATCTTGCAGCAGAGGCAGCAAAAAAAGCTCTAGCTGATGCAAATTTAAACCCAGAAGATATAGAACTTATAATTCTTGCAACTTGTACACCAGATTATAGAGTTCAAAACTGTTCATCACTTGTTCAAAAGAAAATAGGAGCAGTAAACGCAGCTTGTTTTGATATTCAAGCAGCTTGTAGTGGGTTTATCTACTCACTTACAGTTGGAAGATCTTTAATCCAAACTGGAATGTACAAAAAAATATTAGTTATCGGTGCTGAATCAGTTTCAAGACTTTTAGATATGACAGACAGAAACACAGCTATTCTTTTTGGAGATGGAGCTTGTGCAGCAGTTATGGGAGAAGTTGAAGAAGGTTATGGAATAATCTCTTCTTATATGGGAACTGAAGGTGTAGATGACGGTACTCTTAGAATAAAAGCTGGAGGAACTATGTATCCTGCCACTGTTGAAAGAGTATTAAACAAAGAAATTTACTTAGAAATGAACGGAACAGATGTATTTAAATTTGCAGTAAAAGCACTTCCTTTTGCTACAAAAGAGGCTGCTAAAAAAGGAAATGTAGATTTAAGTACAATAGATATATTATTCCCTCACCAAGCAAACCTTAGAATAATCGAGGCTGCAGCAAAAAGACTTAGAATCCCTATGGAAAAAGTTTACTTAAATATCCATAAATATGGAAACACTTCAGCAGCATCAATAGGACTTGCAATAGGAGATGCACTAGAAGAGGGAAGACTTAAAAAAGGTGATCTAATCGCTCTTACAGGATTTGGAGCAGGATTAACTTATGGTTCTCTTATAATGAGATGGTCAAAATAA
- the plsX gene encoding phosphate acyltransferase PlsX has protein sequence MKIVVDGMGGDRGSEEVLKGISLALKEMPDIDITVVGKEEKLNTIIDRLKIDRNRLEVVNATEVVEMDDDPVQAVRKKKDSSLNVGLELVKSGLGDAFVSAGNTGAHISASQLKLRRIKGVLRPAIATVFPCKKGNFVFMDMGANADTKSEFINQFATMGSVFAKEILKKENPTVGLLNIGSEEGKGNEVTREAFDLLVDNPSINFVGNIESRDMMSGDIDVIVTDGFTGNMVLKTAEGVATFIFDVLKEEIKKSFFAKIGFLFMKKALKKMKNKMDSSEYGGALFLGLNGISIKAHGNSDALAFKNAIKVANEFAKNRFVEKLSSAIEEKEREEKEEKNMVE, from the coding sequence ATGAAAATAGTTGTAGATGGTATGGGTGGAGATAGAGGAAGCGAAGAAGTACTAAAAGGTATATCTCTAGCTCTTAAGGAAATGCCAGATATAGATATAACAGTTGTTGGAAAAGAAGAAAAATTAAATACAATCATAGATAGACTAAAAATAGATAGAAATCGTCTAGAGGTAGTAAATGCCACTGAGGTGGTAGAGATGGACGACGATCCAGTTCAAGCTGTTAGAAAGAAAAAAGATTCATCTTTAAATGTAGGGTTAGAACTTGTAAAATCTGGACTTGGTGATGCTTTTGTATCAGCAGGAAATACAGGGGCTCATATTTCAGCTAGCCAACTAAAACTTAGAAGAATAAAAGGAGTTTTAAGACCAGCTATTGCCACAGTTTTCCCTTGTAAAAAAGGAAACTTTGTGTTTATGGATATGGGAGCCAATGCCGATACAAAATCTGAGTTTATAAATCAATTTGCTACAATGGGAAGTGTATTTGCTAAAGAGATTCTAAAAAAAGAAAATCCTACAGTTGGACTTTTAAATATAGGAAGTGAAGAGGGAAAAGGAAACGAAGTTACAAGAGAGGCATTTGACCTTTTAGTTGATAATCCCTCAATAAACTTTGTTGGAAATATCGAAAGTAGAGATATGATGAGTGGGGATATTGATGTTATTGTCACTGATGGATTTACTGGAAATATGGTTTTAAAGACAGCTGAGGGAGTGGCAACTTTTATTTTTGATGTTTTAAAAGAGGAGATAAAGAAAAGTTTCTTTGCCAAAATAGGATTCTTATTTATGAAGAAAGCTCTTAAGAAAATGAAAAATAAAATGGATTCTTCAGAATATGGAGGAGCGTTATTCTTAGGACTTAACGGAATATCTATAAAAGCTCACGGAAACTCAGATGCTCTAGCTTTTAAAAATGCAATAAAAGTGGCTAACGAATTTGCTAAAAATAGATTTGTAGAAAAACTAAGCTCTGCTATTGAAGAAAAAGAGAGAGAAGAAAAAGAAGAAAAAAATATGGTAGAATAA
- the rpmF gene encoding 50S ribosomal protein L32: MAVPKKKTSKAKKNMRRSHHAIAGTTLVTCEKCGATKRPHRVCLECGDYNGKQVLNASAE, translated from the coding sequence ATGGCAGTACCTAAGAAAAAGACTTCAAAAGCTAAAAAAAATATGAGAAGATCACACCACGCAATCGCAGGAACAACTCTTGTTACTTGTGAAAAATGTGGAGCTACTAAAAGACCTCATAGAGTTTGTTTAGAGTGTGGAGATTATAACGGAAAACAAGTACTAAATGCGTCAGCAGAATAG
- a CDS encoding YceD family protein — MKIRLSEIDVVNTKKFEYEISHLEDIQLIGNVTVEGTIQKDKNEYIVFGKYSAKISTTCVRCLSPLEVELKDKDFYGVAINERDYQEYLDGLDKQGLMDDRDYIEVRDDELDIDEIVREQLILDMPQYPSCTPKCEDETYLEKYSGEETDSRWAGLMNIKINN, encoded by the coding sequence ATGAAAATAAGATTGAGCGAAATTGATGTTGTGAACACTAAAAAATTTGAGTACGAAATATCTCATTTAGAGGATATCCAGTTAATAGGAAATGTTACAGTTGAAGGAACGATCCAAAAAGATAAAAATGAATATATTGTTTTTGGAAAATATTCAGCTAAAATTTCAACTACTTGTGTAAGATGTTTATCTCCACTTGAAGTAGAGTTAAAAGATAAAGATTTTTACGGAGTGGCTATTAACGAAAGAGATTATCAAGAATATCTTGATGGTTTGGATAAACAAGGTCTAATGGACGACAGAGATTATATCGAAGTCAGAGATGATGAACTTGATATTGATGAGATCGTAAGAGAGCAGTTAATATTAGATATGCCCCAGTATCCCTCTTGCACTCCAAAATGTGAAGACGAGACTTACTTGGAAAAATATTCTGGAGAAGAGACAGATTCAAGATGGGCAGGACTGATGAACATAAAAATAAATAATTAA
- the ychF gene encoding redox-regulated ATPase YchF yields the protein MIGIGIVGLPNVGKSTLFNAITKAGAAEAANYPFCTIEPNVGMVTVPDERLEKLAEIINPQRILNATVEFVDIAGLVAGASKGEGLGNKFLSNIRGTAAICQVVRCFDDENVVHVNGKVDPIKDINVINGELILADMETVEKALEKNKKLIVNKNKEAMKLVPVLEKCYAHLSEEKLLKTLGLTDDEKDLLKVYQFLTIKPMIFVTNVSEDDIATGNQYVDQVKEYAESLGSEVVIVSAKVEEELQEMEEADKKEFLESLGVEEAGLNRLIKAGFKLLGLQTYFTAGVKEVRAWTINIGDTAPKAAGVIHTDFERGFIRAKVCSYEDFVRLGGWKGAQEAGVMRLEGKDYVVQDGDLMEFLFNV from the coding sequence ATGATAGGAATAGGAATAGTAGGATTACCTAACGTTGGAAAATCTACTCTTTTTAATGCGATAACAAAAGCTGGAGCAGCAGAGGCAGCAAACTATCCTTTTTGTACAATAGAGCCAAATGTTGGAATGGTAACAGTTCCAGATGAAAGACTTGAAAAACTAGCTGAGATTATAAATCCACAAAGAATACTTAATGCCACAGTAGAATTTGTTGATATAGCTGGGCTTGTTGCTGGAGCATCAAAAGGTGAGGGGCTTGGAAATAAATTTTTATCAAATATAAGAGGAACTGCTGCAATCTGTCAAGTAGTTAGATGTTTTGATGACGAAAACGTAGTTCACGTTAATGGAAAAGTTGACCCTATAAAAGATATAAACGTAATAAACGGAGAATTAATCTTAGCTGATATGGAAACTGTTGAAAAAGCTTTAGAAAAAAATAAAAAGCTAATAGTAAACAAAAACAAAGAGGCTATGAAATTAGTTCCAGTTTTAGAAAAATGCTATGCTCATTTATCAGAAGAAAAACTTTTAAAAACTTTAGGCCTTACTGATGATGAAAAAGATCTATTAAAAGTATATCAATTCTTAACTATAAAACCTATGATATTTGTTACAAACGTATCAGAAGATGATATAGCTACTGGTAACCAATATGTTGACCAAGTAAAAGAGTATGCTGAGTCTTTAGGATCAGAAGTAGTTATAGTTTCAGCAAAAGTAGAAGAAGAACTACAAGAGATGGAAGAGGCTGACAAAAAAGAGTTTTTAGAAAGCTTAGGTGTAGAAGAAGCAGGTCTTAACAGACTTATAAAAGCTGGATTTAAACTTTTAGGACTTCAAACATACTTCACAGCAGGAGTAAAAGAAGTAAGAGCTTGGACAATCAACATAGGAGATACAGCTCCAAAAGCAGCAGGAGTAATCCATACAGACTTCGAAAGAGGATTTATAAGAGCGAAAGTTTGTTCTTATGAAGATTTTGTAAGACTTGGTGGTTGGAAAGGTGCTCAAGAAGCTGGTGTAATGAGACTTGAAGGAAAAGATTATGTAGTTCAAGACGGGGATTTAATGGAATTTTTATTTAATGTGTAA
- a CDS encoding heavy metal translocating P-type ATPase: MNLKLSVENLNCAHCAGKITEAIENLPEVKECSLNFMTKKYSINIDDNINVEEFLIKINKIANSIEHGVIIKNPNKTSNEFKTIKLTAENLNCAHCAGKITEAIENLPEVKECSLNFMIKKYSIKIKSNIDEKEFVEKVNNIAKSIEHGVILKKASNISLNVSSGRKVSRVKPKVSAHSHSHVGYTHNHSVKNDTPKTEIENNKKTFNFEKISLIIGIVLFISTFLIKDNSIKLIISLVAYLLVGSDVLYKSLMNVKGKNFLDENFLMSIATIGAFAVREYSEAVGVMIFYKIGEYFQEKAVNNSKTSIESLLKLKVVTANLKNPDGSISKIAPEEISIGDILVIKAGENIPVDGVIVSGTSNLNLSALTGESLPICVEKNSEVLSGSINIDGVLEIRATKEYKNSTINKIIEMIEDAGDKKAHSEKFITKFAKYYTPVVVGIAVIVAFVFPAIMGDFKLWFGRALIFLVISCPCALVLSVPLTFFSSIGYASKNGILIKGGNFLERLKNIDSVVFDKTGTLTENNFQIEKIYSLEESEETVIELAKAGEIYSNHPLGKVILNYKDIKVDENSIEDYQEISGKGVSCRYKDSNIMVGNKKLMLENNIAIGKLLEKELDSMVYVAKNGILVGAISFSGIIKKTSAKTIADLKSLGIKSFMLTGDNKISAEKVGTSLGIDSQNIHSELLPQDKVSTLEKIQSSSKGVIYIGDGINDAPVLSLADVGIAMGGVGSDIAIESADIVLLQDDPYKVVEVLKLANINKNIVFQNIVFSLGIKIIVMILGVLGFANMWLAIFADVGVSLLAVLNASRILALKKL, encoded by the coding sequence ATGAACTTAAAATTGTCTGTTGAAAATCTTAATTGTGCCCACTGTGCTGGGAAAATCACTGAGGCTATCGAAAATCTTCCTGAGGTTAAAGAGTGTTCTCTTAACTTTATGACTAAAAAATATTCTATAAATATAGATGATAATATCAATGTAGAAGAGTTTCTAATAAAAATTAACAAGATTGCTAACAGTATTGAACACGGGGTTATTATTAAAAATCCAAATAAAACTTCTAACGAGTTTAAAACAATAAAGCTTACTGCTGAAAATCTTAACTGTGCTCACTGTGCTGGGAAAATCACTGAGGCTATTGAAAATCTTCCTGAGGTTAAAGAGTGTTCTCTTAACTTTATGATAAAAAAATATTCTATAAAAATAAAATCTAATATAGATGAAAAAGAGTTTGTCGAAAAAGTTAATAATATTGCAAAGAGTATCGAACACGGAGTTATATTAAAAAAAGCTAGTAATATATCTCTTAATGTAAGTAGTGGTAGAAAGGTAAGTAGAGTAAAACCTAAAGTATCGGCTCATAGTCATAGTCACGTTGGATATACTCATAACCACTCAGTAAAAAATGATACACCTAAAACAGAGATTGAAAACAATAAAAAAACTTTTAACTTTGAAAAAATCTCCCTTATTATAGGTATAGTTTTATTTATCTCTACATTCCTTATAAAAGATAACAGTATAAAACTTATTATCTCCCTTGTAGCTTATCTATTAGTAGGATCTGATGTTTTATACAAATCTCTTATGAATGTAAAAGGTAAAAACTTTCTTGATGAAAACTTCCTTATGTCTATTGCTACAATAGGAGCTTTTGCTGTGAGAGAGTACAGCGAGGCTGTGGGAGTTATGATATTTTACAAAATCGGAGAATATTTCCAAGAAAAAGCTGTAAACAACTCTAAAACTTCCATTGAAAGTCTACTTAAATTAAAAGTAGTTACAGCAAATTTAAAAAATCCTGATGGAAGTATATCTAAGATTGCTCCTGAAGAAATAAGCATTGGAGATATTTTAGTTATAAAAGCTGGGGAAAATATCCCAGTTGACGGAGTTATTGTATCTGGTACTTCTAACCTAAATCTATCAGCATTAACTGGAGAATCTCTACCTATATGTGTAGAAAAAAACAGCGAAGTCTTAAGTGGTAGTATAAATATAGATGGAGTTTTAGAAATCCGTGCCACTAAAGAATATAAAAACTCTACTATTAATAAGATAATAGAGATGATTGAAGACGCTGGAGATAAAAAAGCCCATTCTGAAAAGTTTATAACAAAATTTGCTAAATACTATACTCCTGTGGTAGTTGGTATTGCTGTGATAGTTGCATTTGTATTCCCTGCTATAATGGGAGATTTTAAACTTTGGTTCGGTAGAGCTTTAATCTTCTTGGTTATCTCTTGCCCTTGTGCTTTGGTGTTATCTGTACCACTTACTTTCTTTAGTAGTATTGGTTACGCCTCTAAAAATGGTATCCTTATAAAAGGTGGAAACTTTTTGGAAAGACTTAAAAATATAGATTCTGTTGTATTTGATAAAACTGGTACTTTGACAGAAAATAACTTCCAAATAGAAAAAATCTATTCTTTGGAAGAAAGCGAAGAAACTGTTATTGAACTTGCTAAGGCTGGGGAAATATATTCTAACCACCCTCTTGGTAAAGTTATCCTTAACTATAAAGATATAAAAGTTGATGAAAATAGTATCGAGGACTATCAAGAAATCTCTGGTAAAGGGGTGTCTTGTAGATATAAAGATAGTAATATTATGGTAGGAAATAAAAAGTTGATGCTAGAAAATAATATTGCTATCGGAAAACTTTTAGAAAAAGAATTAGATTCTATGGTATATGTGGCTAAAAATGGTATCTTAGTAGGAGCAATAAGTTTTAGTGGAATAATCAAGAAAACTTCTGCAAAAACTATAGCTGACCTTAAATCCCTTGGAATAAAATCTTTTATGCTTACAGGTGATAATAAAATATCTGCTGAAAAAGTAGGAACATCTCTTGGAATAGATTCTCAAAATATCCATTCAGAACTTTTACCACAAGATAAGGTATCAACTCTTGAAAAAATCCAATCATCTAGTAAAGGGGTTATCTATATAGGTGATGGTATAAACGACGCTCCTGTACTTTCTTTAGCTGATGTGGGAATTGCTATGGGTGGAGTTGGAAGTGATATTGCTATTGAGTCTGCTGATATAGTTTTATTACAAGATGACCCTTACAAAGTAGTTGAAGTTCTTAAACTTGCAAATATCAATAAAAATATTGTTTTCCAAAATATAGTCTTCTCCCTTGGAATAAAAATTATAGTTATGATTTTGGGAGTTTTAGGTTTTGCTAATATGTGGCTTGCTATATTTGCTGATGTGGGAGTATCACTTCTTGCAGTTCTTAATGCCTCTCGTATTTTAGCTCTAAAAAAATTATAA
- a CDS encoding DNA polymerase III subunit delta: MIYFLYGDVPLQLKYEELIKEIKKENPTIEEQYFDISQDNIDDIFTALSSNSMFSPLTLLVIKRLEKIKDLSKFLKSLGEFNYSQKIIVLLYEEFLNDFGKASNEVDKTSLKNAEKIAKLIPARKALEKKAMEFYVESNLSCSPYEAEKFLEIVGDDFSKVKNEIEKVKNFLNGEAFNLEKTINILSVSNEYSLNKLIELFLYRKEKTRLVNYLQREKNYMLFLTILVEEITILAKLKNLQKRGIIFINISYNQFKSDVYPNIKNLFKKDSYRFIAEYPLFLKFKYLNDFSYDFFDDKLLRCLDAEYNFKSGFMDENIAVEMLINNFFEK; this comes from the coding sequence TTGATTTATTTTTTATATGGAGATGTACCCTTACAACTAAAATATGAAGAGCTTATAAAAGAGATAAAAAAAGAAAATCCTACTATTGAGGAGCAATATTTCGATATTTCCCAAGATAATATTGATGATATTTTTACAGCTCTTTCATCTAATAGTATGTTTTCACCTCTTACTCTTTTGGTTATAAAAAGACTTGAAAAAATCAAGGACTTATCAAAATTTTTAAAATCTCTTGGGGAGTTTAACTATTCACAGAAGATAATAGTTTTACTTTATGAGGAGTTTTTAAATGATTTTGGAAAAGCTAGCAATGAAGTGGATAAGACTTCTCTTAAGAATGCTGAAAAAATAGCAAAACTTATTCCAGCTCGTAAAGCTCTTGAAAAAAAGGCTATGGAGTTTTATGTGGAATCTAACCTTTCTTGCTCTCCCTATGAGGCAGAGAAGTTTTTGGAAATAGTTGGAGATGATTTTTCTAAGGTTAAAAATGAGATAGAAAAGGTTAAAAACTTTTTAAATGGAGAGGCTTTTAATCTTGAAAAAACTATAAATATTTTATCTGTTAGCAATGAATATAGCCTTAATAAACTTATAGAACTATTCCTTTATAGAAAGGAAAAAACTCGTCTTGTAAACTATCTACAAAGAGAAAAAAACTATATGTTATTCTTAACTATATTAGTTGAGGAGATAACTATCCTTGCAAAGCTTAAAAATCTCCAAAAACGTGGAATAATATTTATAAATATTTCATATAATCAGTTTAAAAGTGATGTATATCCTAATATTAAAAATCTTTTTAAAAAAGATAGCTATAGATTTATTGCTGAATATCCACTTTTTCTTAAGTTTAAATATCTAAATGATTTCTCATATGATTTCTTTGATGATAAACTTTTAAGATGTCTTGATGCAGAGTATAATTTTAAAAGTGGTTTTATGGACGAAAATATAGCTGTTGAGATGCTTATTAATAATTTTTTTGAAAAATAA
- a CDS encoding antA/AntB antirepressor family protein — protein sequence MQERGREQFVNGRELHRFLEVLTPYKKWFDRMCDYGFIENKDFIAYVQKSTLANNREYTKTDYLMKISMAKEISMLQRNEKDKEIHFYFIKCK from the coding sequence ATTCAAGAAAGAGGTAGAGAGCAATTTGTAAACGGTAGAGAATTACATAGATTTTTAGAGGTATTAACTCCCTATAAAAAATGGTTTGATAGAATGTGTGATTATGGATTTATTGAAAATAAAGACTTTATAGCATATGTACAAAAAAGTACACTTGCTAATAATAGAGAATATACTAAAACAGACTATCTTATGAAAATATCTATGGCTAAGGAAATATCAATGCTACAAAGAAATGAGAAAGATAAAGAGATACATTTCTATTTTATAAAATGCAAATAG